The genomic stretch GCCCCTAACATCACCGTTGCCTTCAACAAAATGCACTCCATGCACTCACAGGTAGCACACTAATTTACAGTTACCATTATCTAACATTTGCTTAATTATGTCTGATCCAGGCTCATCTGTTCCGCTCCGAATACGTATGCTGACAAAGTATTCTGCAGAGGTTTACAGTGTGCGGTTTCCTGGTAATATGTGACTTGCTTGTGTAAATATTGACAGGAGTCGTCATGATTGATATTGTGATGACACTCGCACATGTCTGTGCCTCCTGTATTACCAGCCTGGGCTGAATATCTGTGCTCCTTTGGCTTGATTAGTTCCTATTGATGTTGTAACCTAACCTGTGTTTGCCTCTATCGCTGTCTCTCTGCCCCCTCTATAGGCTCTGCCTCCACCTGCTCCACCCGTGGTGCATCCCGGTATTCCCCTCCAGACCGGAAGTGCTCAGTTTGGCTGCACTGACTCTTTTCAACAAGCACTCATTCTTTGCCCTCAGACCATTCAAGGTACTGTTCTCAGATATGGTGCCTTTTCATGTTCAGcaagtgtgtttagtgtttgtgtctaagaaaaataaataagtaaatgtcaAAATGGGTGCAGGAATTGGGTCGAACCCAAACCAGCCTTCTGGATATTCTGTCCGGATGGAGAACACACTGCCACTGGTGACCCAGGCCCCAGCCATCCAGCCCTTGCCCCTGAGACCAGGAGTCATAGCACAGGTACTGCATCCTCTGTAACCTCAGTCATCTTCAGTCAGGCTCTCCACTCAATCAGTAGCTCATATAGCACCTAACATATGAGTGAAGCACAGTCCCTTAATAGGATataaacaccaacacacacataaattatCTTTATATGTGTGTGGAGACAAAGATGGACATTCCTATACAAAGAAGCATCAACAATATgctataataattaattttatgtgatttgagagcagcagcagaagttCTTGAAATGATTCATGATTCAGAATTATGCTTATTTCTCTTGGAGGTCGAGAGCCAGTGGTTTTGTTTCTAGAATCACTATATTCTATTATTTTAGATTATTCTGATAATTTCAGTCTGTTTATCGCAAATATCAGTCTGCTTATGTTGGCTCTCTATATATTCTATAGTTGTTACTGATTTCATAAGACTAATCGTCTGTGTTTTTGATGTTTGTGTGCTTTGCCTTTGCAGCAGCCGTGGTCCAACAGGACTCAACAGATCCTGGTTCCAGCATGGCAGCAAGTGGCTCCTCCGACAACAACTCTTCCCTCAGACACGGTCACTGGCccacagaggagaggagactGGGGGTAAAATACTTCAGCTGAGATTTACAGTGCTGTTGCAGCAAGAGTCTATGATGACTTTGTGTCTAAATCGGGCCGTTTACAtgacatcatcaacatcatttcGGAGCAAAATAACGTCTATGGGATGTAAACGAAGCAGTGGTTTGAGTTCGGGGGCCTGTCCCTGACTATGACTAGTCCCCTGACTGCAATTCTGCATTCCCTATAGTTGCCTATTTGTGCTTATGCTGCTCTGTGGTACTGTCTGTGTCACAGCAAAACACTACGCCGGGTCTCTTCCCAGACTCATACCATAGGTTGGGTGTTTGGGGAGGTCCTGGATCACTGGAGAATATCATTTTAAAGCTGTATTATAGAATTGGTATTTCTGCACCTGGGCTCCCTCTATAGTTGTTGAGGGTAATTTCCACTGCCATAAATGCAAATCCTGCTATGAGCGCCCCCTTTGTGGAaaactgtacacatgcatttgttgacaggCTGATGGGGATACAGTCAGTGGTAGAGTAATGCATGAGTAGGgcatgagatatatatatatatatatatatatatatatatatatatatatatatatatatatatatatatatatatatatatatttttttttttttttttttgggtagGGCCAGTTAATCACCCCATTCGTAGCTCCTCATAgcaccagcaatgctccagacactaagAGGTTATGGACTTGCAAGCCagacaccacctcttttcaaactgccgccaatgcggcattgccaggcagccagcacgctctgaggaaagtgccagcTCCACCAGTTCCACCACACAAGCTGATGGACTGTGTAATGTGCTTTTGTTCATTTGTAGAAATACATGTGCAGGAACCACAAAAGCAGTTCCCTCTGAACTTACCTAATTAGTTCTGATGACCTGCTCTGATGGTGTTCTTTGCATTTGTTGTCTTATCTGCAGGAAAGTGCGCACACACAGCGGTCACTACGGTTCCATGATGCCGCAACCGCTCATGGCTAATCAGATGGCTGTGTCCGCGCACCAGCCCATAAACATAGGCATCGCTCACGTAGTGTGGCCTCAGACTGCACCCAGCAAGAGCAGCAAGCCCAGTCAGAACAGGTGAGCAGCCCACCGTCACTGACGTATCGCAGCGCTCCAGGCGCTCAGTTCTCTCTGTTCTTGGATATTGAATAAAAgagctctgtgtttgttttccaGGAGTGTGAATGTTTCTCACTACACGGACATGCATCCCTCTATGTGTCTCTCGCCAAAGACCCGGGACAGGCTGCGGAACCCGGCGGCAGGGCTTTGTCCTCGGGGCAGGGTGGTGGAGCCTCGGGCAGAACAGGAACCAGAGAGGATAGAGGAGGCGGAGGACGTGAGCTGCTGTAAGGCAGGGCAGCGTGCTACTGAGCAGCTTTCAGTATCAAATCAGCAACGAGAATCCATTGTTATTGGTGAATCACCGAGCCCAGCAGTTAGCGTCATCAGCATAAGCAGCGACACAGACGAAGAGGAGGAAGTGACTCAGAGATGTTCACCTCGCACGTGAGTTTAACAAAGACACCAAAGCTTGGGAACCACAGAACAAGCGGAAGTTTTCACAAGACCCTTCCACCGCCATGGCGGTGTTCTGCTTTTTCGTTTGAATAGAGACATCCCAGTTAATCTTGCATTCACACACTTTTCCCTTGTTTTGTGCGAGCTGAGCTCTTTGATTTATAATTAAGCATTTGTGTACGTGTGTTTGCAGGTGCAAGGGCAGTCCAGAGTGTGAGGCATGTAAGGGGTCTCTCAATATGGAGCGTGTGTGTTCTCTTAGCAGCCCAGACAGCAGCCTAAGCACCAGTTCCTCAGCATCAGCCCAGTCCAGCCCTTCACCCTGCAAAAGACCAAACAGGTAACACATACACAAGCGTTCACAGGTTGCCCCCGCTTTAACTCCTGCCTCTTGCCTAACAGTATGCCTGTAAGTAGGATTACTGCATAATGGAATACCGCATTCTTAGCATTGGGATCaccttttgttgtcttttttgcttttccAGTAGAAAAGGATCTTACTCTTAAACATTAAGATAAACATGTTCTTATGTCTGCAGCATGTCCGAGGACGATGGTCATGAGAGTGGCTGCGAAACCATAGATGGTTCCCCCGCATCGGACACATCTCTGGGGCCAAACCACAGCCCGTTCCCCGAGAGACGGTTCATGAACAATAATCAGAACCAAGAACCCAGAGTACAGAGAAGTGAACCACAAACAGAGCTTAACAAGCCGGCCGTGAGGACCATGGTGGTGCCGCCACTAAGAGTGATCAATAACAACTATCAGCAACACATTCACCAGCAACCCAGtgttgatcaccaccacaccagcACAGGTACTCTTCCTATATATGCTCAAAAGAGCAGGTACTCCCTCCATAAATGCTCGAAAGTGCAGGTACCCTCCTCCTGCATGTTTAAAAGCACGGTTACCCTCTCCATAAATGCTATGGTGCGCAGGTACCCTCCTCCTACATGCTGAAAAGTGCAGGTACCCTCCTCCTACATGCTGAAAAGCGCAGGTACCCTCCTCCTACATGCTGAAAAGCGCAGGTACCCTCCTCCTACATGCTGAAAAGCGCAGGTACCCTCCTCCTTCATGCTGAAAAGCGCAGGTACCCTCCTCCTTCATGCTGAAAAGCGCAGGTACCCTCCTCCTACATGCTGAAAAGCGCAGGTACCCTCCTCCTACATGCTGAAAAGCGTAGGTACCCTCCTCCTGCATGCTGAAAAGCGCAGGTACCCTCCTCCTGCATGCTGAAAAGCGCAGGTACCCTCCTCCTGCATGCTGAGAAGCGTAGGTACCCTCCTCCTGCATGCTGAGAAGCGTAGGTACCCTCCTCCTGCATGCTGAAAAGCGCAGGTACCCTCCTCCTGCATGCTGAAAAGCGCAGGTACCCTCCTCCTGCATGCTGAAAAGCGTAGGTACCCTCCTCCTTCCTGCTGAAAAGCGCAGGTACCCTCCTCCTTCCTGCTGAAAAGCGCAGGTACCCTCCTCCTTCCTGCTGAAAAGCGCAGGTACCCTCCTCCTTCCTGCTGAAAAGCGCAGGTACCCTCCTCCTGCATGCTGAAAAGCGCAGGTACCCTCCTCCTGCATGCTCAAAAGGACAGGTACCCTCCTCCTTCATGCCCAAAAGCGCAAGGTACCCTCCAAGAGATGAAAGGGCCTCTGCACACCAGACTATTCAAGCAGTTTATAGTTTGTTTGTCACAGGATGGTCTAAAATACTTCTAATCAGTTCATTTTCAGTAGATTTTCACATATTATTCTTTAACAGTGTTTATTCACGTTAAGTTGTGCAGGGAAATGCAGCGGTGTTTCCACTCCAGTCCAGTTTGTATGTAGTTGCAGTAAGCTTTGAACCCCAGAAAGCTTTCACGTGATGCCGTGTTCTGCTCTGTGGTGCGGCAGCTGTGCGTcggagtgtgtgcatgtggtcACAGCTCAAATGTCTGCTTTGCAGGTCATAGGGGAGAGGCAGGAAGTTACCACAGAGGCTATCACAGGTGATTATGGGTATTGAGTGCACTGTGACCCCCGTGTCTTGTGCGCTGCATCCCAGCATTGAGTGAAAAGCCTTTGGGTTTGTGCTCCTCACTTCTTGTCTGCTCCCCTCGTATctcccagctctctctctctctctctccgttcaGGTCCATCTGTGTGCTGGTTGCCCTTTCTGAAACACTTTCCTCTCTGAGAGCAGATTTCTCCTGTTGACACTCAGGTCATGCATGCTATCAAGCAAACCCTGTGGGTGCGTCAGACTCTTCTGACACGCTCTTGTGGTTTGTGACCTGGGCAGCTATGGAGAGCTGTTCAGGCTGGAGAGTCTGAAAAAAGGCCCTTTTGACATAGTCACCGAGGCCGAGTTATTTTCAGAGATGCACCGAACGATTGGCTGATGACCGTAATTGAACATATCGCGATCAATCTCACATAACTGATTCTGTGCTGGTCACATTTACGCTAGTGCACCTCACGAGGACGCCAGTGGCACAAATACAGCCACACACATACCCAGACAACATGGCTGTGACTGAATTGGCTCCCTATAGACCTTTTTGACAGTCAATGTGTCGTCCATCTACACCTTTTATTAGAGTGCTTGCTGATCTTTAGCGTTCCTCAAAAATCTTCATCGGACTTCAGCATTGCCAACAGGAGGGCAGTTAATGTCCGCAAGTCTTTCCAATACGGCAGCGTGCTGTTTACTGCTGCACGTAGCCCAGCATTAAGTTAACCgtaaaacagtaaaatcagGCAGCGTTAATTTTTCTgtgtaaacattagcaacattaggcAGTTTAGCCTTTGTAATCCATAGGAGACCCACATTTTGTTCAGaataatttatttgatttatttaattaattgagGAGCTCATTATTGTGTTTCAATATATATCCAACAAATAACTTTCATCATTTTGTTATAGAAATTAAATTAGAACtggttatattaataaaatattacatatacagacacagaccttttaaaagcaaaataaatacaCTTGAAATGAGCTTGAGGTTGATGATGAGGTTTTGTCTCCAGCACTAACCaagcacacacactgtcctgtGACGCATCCAGGATGTTGGGTACATGTCAGCTGGGGACTTCATGAGTAAAGGTGAAGGATAAAGTGCTGAATAGAACTTTCCACCAACTTTTCAAAGGGTCTGGGACACGTCACCATGGGCTCGTATGGGTTAACCACAAGTAAATCGTTCAGCCCTACGTTCACGCCAGTTCATTTTAACTCTCGGTTTATTGGTCAcctcactgaaaatgacacatgatgGGTGGAGTTAAACATGTTAAAACTTGATGGAGGGGAatctcacacttttttttttttttttttgattgagGGGAATCTTActcgtttttttatttatatatatatatgcgctgTCATTTGTAATTCTTGGAAAGAAAGTAAACCAGAATTGGCCAAAAACCAAACAGTCGGTGCATCtctgtttttcttatttgttttttttaagatgcCATACAGGCCGTAATCCTGAATTTTAAGGTGTGCGTTGATTTTTGCCAGGTGAAAGTTGATACCATGTCAGTTATCATTCTGTGATCTTGTCTTTCCACAGTGTTGGTTGAGTATGTTgtcatttttgtttaaaaaaatattttctgacACTGATGCCTttgcagttgcagtttggcAGAATTAGCATGTTTAGTAAAACGAACTAACAAACTAAACGATCAGAGTCAGGAAATATAttaatatgcaaaaatgcaaaatttaTTTTAAGCTGTCAGAGGATTTGTCGCCAGGTTTACATCCATTGTACCTCCTCCCCCCTCCTCCATTTCTTTCCTTTCGGTGTGTTGCTCTGATCGTTTCCACTTGCTTAATCACAATTTGTGTtgcttttctgtctctcagtcttaGAGTCGTCATGCCAGTCTCGCGGGCGTTGCGGCCCAGGACGGCTGAGCCTGCACTCCACCCCAACTCTGCCCCGCCAGCAGAAGATCACCTCCACATTCCAGCAGCAGCCGCTGGGCTTTGGCCAGGTTTGTTCTCCTCCTTTTGCCTcttctatctttctgtctcccCATTTCTTTTAGGAAGAGATATTAGGATAAGATGCCAAATGTGGCATCTTCCCTCAGTTCCTATGGTCATCACCCGTTGCTAAGCTTAAAGGACAAACCTGCATCACATGAAGCCTAGAAAAATATATTACTTTACTCAAAGTCTTCTTGCTTCCTGAATTTACAGGCATTTCCCCCAGCTGTAAATGAATTGCCCACATGGCAGGGGAAAGGCTGTAAGAAGATAGCCAAGCCTTTTCAGCTTGCAGTGTCTGCAGTATGGGATGTTAAGAAATGGGAGtttaggggaactgtggaggtctaGATTAGACCTGGGAGATCAAGAAAACTCAGAGCACTGCTCGTGTGCTGGTAAGAAAGACAAGTCAGAACCCCTGTGGGGCTACCAAGAAACTGCAGGAAGGTTTAGCTGAGTGAAGATTGGTGTTTCACTGTGACGAGAGAAAAATTGATTGTTATGCTTAGGTGTACAGATATAggtaatagcagtgatggtaAGGAAGATGTGAGCAATGATGCTGCAGTAGCCATCAGAGTCCTTGTAAACTTGTCTGTAGTGTGTAATGAGGGTATGAAGCAGTAGCTGGTCTGAGGCAGGTGGCCGGAGAGCTTCattaaaagaacaccttgccatcTGTGAAGCATGGGTGTGGATGCATCATCCTTTAAGGTAgcgttgctgccagtggcattgtCAGTATTGCACTGGTGAAGCtaagaatggattccacaaaagaAATGGCAAATCCTGGCATAGACAATTTGACATTCCTTTTAAAGATGACGAGATCTTTCATCACACACCTGTGCTCTTGGTTATCTGAGGTTTTCTCTCTTGTCTCTTTTAGGTCCAGCACTACGCCTCCTGTCCCAAGGAGTGGAACGGCAATTACACTCAGCCACCGCGCCGTCCGCAGGCCTTCATCCCCCCAACAGTTCACGGCCACCCCTTCCCCACGCTGCAGCCACACGGCAGCCCCACCCACTCTGCCGGCCCTCTGCACCCTACCGCCCTGCTGTCTTACCCACCCTCCGGCCCACCCGTGGCCCACCTGCTTCCCTCACCGTGCCCGGCTCCCCCCCAGCCCCCGCGACCCGTCCTGCAGCCCGCCTACAGCCTGGTGCCGCAGGGCCTCAGCATGGGCATCGACCCCCGCCTGCTGCCATCACCCACCCTGCACCCAACCGCGCACTTCAAGGCCCTGTTCCCACCGCATTCGTACGTAGCCTCACCCGCTTACGCAGGATTCCCCCTCAGTCCCACCAAACTGCCCCAGTACCCGTACATCTGAGCTGCTGGAGCCCGCAGAGCATGCGGAGCACGCGCAGCCGCCACtgatatatgtatacacacatgcacaaacgcACCCACtgctcccctccctcccttccacAGGGGCCCTTACTGCTCTGATGCTGTTTTTCTAATGAGGAATCGCATAGTTTAATGCTGAAATGGTGGAGATTTGAAAAATACACATTCAAAACGGAGCTTTATAAAGATCAtagagaaaaaaatgaatgaatgagagtatgaaatgatttaaaaaatgaaaaaaactcACTTTTCATGTCTTTTGCACATTTgatattaagaaaaaaaaagatgatggTGAAACCCCCAGTCATTagatcctctcctgtaaagtgagCGGGACATCCCTTCTCTATagctatttttctatattgccTTCTCTAACGTGTGCGAGACACATTGACTGACTTTCTGGTGAAGCCATCCCAGTATCCAGCGGTAGGGCCCACACTTGAGTGTGCGCACGGCTCCCCCTTGTGGTGTACTGGTGTTACGCGTCTGTATTTTTGTAGTAGGCTTGTACCTCTCCTCCCCTACTCCCTCTCCAGTGTTAACTCTGTGGTCCCATGTTTAATAAGGTTACTAAGCTCTGCATGTCTCTGCATGGGGGAAACGGAAGCAAAGCAAGGGAACGCAAAGGAAGGGAGAgacctcactctttctctctctgcgaAGAGTGTCGCATCGTAACCTGAttccacacaaaaaaagaagtgCCTTAAAAAAGAAATCCATGTCTCTGCAAGGTGCCCAAGCGTCCCCTTGCAATGGCATGAATTGAACTGGACTGCAGCACTTGAAGTCTCAAAAGTTGTTCTTTGTGATTAGGGCTGTCCTTTTATGACGGATTCAGTTTTTTCGGTAGTTTCGTCGCCCATGTCGTGCAAAAACGATTGCATCACAGTCTTTCTTTGTATTCGTCTATGTTGCGGAGTGGCTTAGCGTTGAGGTGAATGCGTCACGCTTGTGTTCTTCATCTGAACCCCAAATAATAGCGGCATCCTGCTCGGATCGTCCACATCATCCGGATCGTTGTTCACACGAGGACTCCTGCTAATTACATACTGTCAAAAGGCTGTAACCTGGACTCATCCCAACATGAAACCTAAAACATCCcagttcctcctcctcttcctcctccctgCCCTCCTTCATCACTTCTGAGAAGGCTTCTGGCATCTTCTCCGCACCTCTGTTTGGCCTGTGATGGATAATGAGACAGTTGATGGTTGAAATCCTCACAGTTTTGCCCTCCACagatccttttttttctttttccatatGACAGCTCGATgtctatggtgtgtgtgtgtgtgtgtggtgtggtcaTCACTGGTTCATGCTTTAGTTTGTAGGGTGGTTTTGAGAGGAGGTAGCAGAATTGAACTTTCAGAGGATGGCACGACTTTGCTGTAGCAGAGGATCTTATCCGGATGAACTGTTGTACAGAAGGCAAGTTTGAGAGTAATTTCATAATTTGATAATCAGTTGCTCTTCTTTTACTTAATATTAACAGTATTTCCACTGTTTAACAACTGCAATACAATCAGTAGTTTCTGGGTGTATTCTTTCGCTTACGTTGTTTTATTCACTAATtctaatttttcttttttttaataatgagaCGTGTTTTTGGTATTGGCATTAACCTGCAGGCCGCAGCAATTTaaacccatttccatggttttaTGGTTTCATGGTTTCATGTTAGCTCGTGCAGAAGTT from Salminus brasiliensis chromosome 19, fSalBra1.hap2, whole genome shotgun sequence encodes the following:
- the hipk3a gene encoding homeodomain-interacting protein kinase 3a isoform X1, producing MAAQVLVCPPHVYQPQTSAFSSVRKAEASGCAYHEKTPRTYVVGVNLGIAHPTNIVPALKTEEWQGARPRGAPDPLQTVCSSSAPVRRHSPYKCVEPGGVVGRGFSTARAGEEGREDSGQSVRNESSGGAGAGEVEEEDQEEEEEGRNDNEEEKRGRSGGLNSVDGALRCGFKRKGEELDSKSKSTMQIVEEHSALPAMLQSNVGSTATGVAPSKPSGTGVGGAGAAGDGDYQLVQHEVLYSMKHTYEVLEFLGRGTFGQVVKCWKRGTNEIVAVKILKNHPSYARQGQIEVGILSRLSDENAEEHNLVRAFECFQHRSHTCLVFEMLEQNLYDFLKQNKFSPLPLKIIRPVLQQVATALKKLKSLGLIHADLKPENIMLVDPVRQPYRVKVIDFGSASHVSKAVCSTYLQSRYYRAPEIILGLPFCEAIDMWSLGCVIAELFLGWPLYPGALEYDQIRYISQTQGVPGEQLLNVGTKTSRFFCKESDLPYAAWRLKTTEEHEAETGMKSKEARKYIFSCLDDIGHVNLVLNMEGCDQLAEKADRREFVDLLKTMLLIDAEQRIAPSDALNHPFVTMQHLLDFPHSNHVQSCFHIMDICHSRGSTYDTVNRNKIPPPLMKPVTLSSAPNITVAFNKMHSMHSQALPPPAPPVVHPGIPLQTGSAQFGCTDSFQQALILCPQTIQGIGSNPNQPSGYSVRMENTLPLVTQAPAIQPLPLRPGVIAQQPWSNRTQQILVPAWQQVAPPTTTLPSDTVTGPQRRGDWGKVRTHSGHYGSMMPQPLMANQMAVSAHQPINIGIAHVVWPQTAPSKSSKPSQNRSVNVSHYTDMHPSMCLSPKTRDRLRNPAAGLCPRGRVVEPRAEQEPERIEEAEDVSCCKAGQRATEQLSVSNQQRESIVIGESPSPAVSVISISSDTDEEEEVTQRCSPRTCKGSPECEACKGSLNMERVCSLSSPDSSLSTSSSASAQSSPSPCKRPNSMSEDDGHESGCETIDGSPASDTSLGPNHSPFPERRFMNNNQNQEPRVQRSEPQTELNKPAVRTMVVPPLRVINNNYQQHIHQQPSVDHHHTSTGHRGEAGSYHRGYHSLRVVMPVSRALRPRTAEPALHPNSAPPAEDHLHIPAAAAGLWPGPALRLLSQGVERQLHSATAPSAGLHPPNSSRPPLPHAAATRQPHPLCRPSAPYRPAVLPTLRPTRGPPASLTVPGSPPAPATRPAARLQPGAAGPQHGHRPPPAAITHPAPNRALQGPVPTAFVRSLTRLRRIPPQSHQTAPVPVHLSCWSPQSMRSTRSRH
- the hipk3a gene encoding homeodomain-interacting protein kinase 3a isoform X2, which gives rise to MAAQVLVCPPHVYQPQTSAFSSVRKAEASGCAYHEKTPRTYVVGVNLGIAHPTNIVPALKTEEWQGARPRGAPDPLQTVCSSSAPVRRHSPYKCVEPGGVVGRGFSTARAGEEGREDSGQSVRNESSGGAGAGEVEEEDQEEEEEGRNDNEEEKRGRSGGLNSVDGALRCGFKRKGEELDSKSKSTMQIVEEHSALPAMLQSNVGSTATGVAPSKPSGTGVGGAGAAGDGDYQLVQHEVLYSMKHTYEVLEFLGRGTFGQVVKCWKRGTNEIVAVKILKNHPSYARQGQIEVGILSRLSDENAEEHNLVRAFECFQHRSHTCLVFEMLEQNLYDFLKQNKFSPLPLKIIRPVLQQVATALKKLKSLGLIHADLKPENIMLVDPVRQPYRVKVIDFGSASHVSKAVCSTYLQSRYYRAPEIILGLPFCEAIDMWSLGCVIAELFLGWPLYPGALEYDQIRYISQTQGVPGEQLLNVGTKTSRFFCKESDLPYAAWRLKTTEEHEAETGMKSKEARKYIFSCLDDIGHVNLVLNMEGCDQLAEKADRREFVDLLKTMLLIDAEQRIAPSDALNHPFVTMQHLLDFPHSNHVQSCFHIMDICHSRGSTYDTVNRNKIPPPLMKPVTLSSAPNITVAFNKMHSMHSQALPPPAPPVVHPGIPLQTGSAQFGCTDSFQQALILCPQTIQGIGSNPNQPSGYSVRMENTLPLVTQAPAIQPLPLRPGVIAQQPWSNRTQQILVPAWQQVAPPTTTLPSDTVTGPQRRGDWGKVRTHSGHYGSMMPQPLMANQMAVSAHQPINIGIAHVVWPQTAPSKSSKPSQNRSVNVSHYTDMHPSMCLSPKTRDRLRNPAAGLCPRGRVVEPRAEQEPERIEEAEDVSCCKAGQRATEQLSVSNQQRESIVIGESPSPAVSVISISSDTDEEEEVTQRCSPRTCKGSPECEACKGSLNMERVCSLSSPDSSLSTSSSASAQSSPSPCKRPNSMSEDDGHESGCETIDGSPASDTSLGPNHSPFPERRFMNNNQNQEPRVQRSEPQTELNKPAVRTMVVPPLRVINNNYQQHIHQQPSVDHHHTSTVLESSCQSRGRCGPGRLSLHSTPTLPRQQKITSTFQQQPLGFGQVQHYASCPKEWNGNYTQPPRRPQAFIPPTVHGHPFPTLQPHGSPTHSAGPLHPTALLSYPPSGPPVAHLLPSPCPAPPQPPRPVLQPAYSLVPQGLSMGIDPRLLPSPTLHPTAHFKALFPPHSYVASPAYAGFPLSPTKLPQYPYI